A DNA window from Stutzerimonas stutzeri contains the following coding sequences:
- a CDS encoding putative bifunctional diguanylate cyclase/phosphodiesterase has translation MTLGKRALLVIFPVILIIQLVASTTAYLTQRASLLGLEQARLDQQLLALKSAYLDYEAFNRSVLYSLIDSEALLLFLRESDTAFRNDTLGLRIQQSIRLLSNTEISFVSFAVVQPDGEPAYYFESSLAPFASMNATQQQIVRDAKLSPTSSKTIYVEQAEGGPLLLDTDFILPASSSRPLPSQRGEAFAVQLAVRPERFIKLKRSLESEYGAPVEIDVQPMPAESGLSAELSLSRSLHARLTPAPKYTAKRLQTLGLAFVAGGSLICLVSIGLLLWLIRRYITAPISELDNQLTDLLLCKRAALDEPTDGGEIGRLTVNMKTLHDRNTEALERIQIISWTDSLTQISNRAHFGLLANAMYEQCAHQRKRLALLFLDLDNFKLVNDQHGHDTGDNLLRIFAQRVQGLLRRHQTDYPQTEAAFARLSGDEFAILLMTDADEGISELCDGLLGLCRGGFRLEDRLYPVSISIGTARYPDDADSITQLLTRADTAMYQAKAVGKNTAVAFTGELEQRNERIRLIEEHLRILDGDDELRLVYMPALDREGTVVSCEVLLRWHSPTLGMVSPAEFIPIAERAGLFPKIDSWVIDHALAEYPKLAQLFGEQVILAINVSSAQLTDDRICRYLVERAAHHGIEPGRIEIELTETYAAELCKGTMDVVQAIRNAGFRVAIDDFGVGYTSIQQLLEYPADTIKLDMAIITRLTRPDMQQSLTALVAFCHAQGKRVNAEGVDNMDKQSALLQAGCDLFQGYLISPPRSLAALEDWMAVRNRAQGTLRLEQLPPRAVSLPC, from the coding sequence ATGACGCTAGGTAAACGCGCGCTGCTGGTGATCTTCCCGGTCATTCTGATCATCCAGCTGGTTGCCTCGACCACCGCCTACCTGACCCAGCGCGCCTCGCTGCTCGGGCTGGAGCAGGCACGCCTGGACCAGCAGTTGCTGGCGCTGAAATCGGCGTACCTGGACTACGAAGCCTTCAACCGCAGCGTCCTTTACTCGCTCATCGATAGCGAGGCGCTGCTGCTGTTCCTGCGCGAATCCGATACCGCCTTTCGCAACGACACGCTGGGCTTGCGCATCCAGCAGAGCATTCGCCTGCTATCGAACACCGAGATTTCATTCGTCTCCTTCGCCGTCGTCCAGCCGGACGGCGAGCCGGCCTACTACTTCGAGAGCAGCCTGGCGCCATTCGCTTCCATGAACGCGACCCAGCAGCAAATCGTGCGGGACGCCAAGCTGTCGCCAACGTCCAGCAAGACGATCTATGTCGAGCAGGCCGAAGGCGGGCCACTGCTGCTCGACACCGATTTCATCCTGCCGGCCTCCAGCAGCCGCCCTCTGCCAAGCCAGCGCGGCGAGGCCTTCGCCGTGCAGCTGGCGGTACGCCCGGAGCGCTTCATCAAGCTCAAGCGCAGCCTGGAAAGCGAATACGGCGCACCAGTGGAGATCGACGTACAGCCGATGCCGGCCGAATCGGGGCTATCGGCCGAGCTTTCACTGTCGCGATCACTGCATGCACGGCTGACCCCAGCGCCGAAATACACCGCCAAACGCTTGCAGACTTTGGGTCTGGCATTCGTCGCCGGTGGCTCGCTGATCTGCCTGGTGTCCATCGGCCTGCTGCTGTGGCTGATCCGCCGTTATATCACCGCGCCCATCAGCGAGCTGGATAACCAGCTCACCGACCTGCTGCTGTGCAAGCGCGCGGCACTTGATGAACCCACCGACGGCGGCGAGATCGGCCGCTTGACGGTCAACATGAAGACCCTGCACGACCGCAACACCGAGGCGCTGGAACGCATCCAGATCATTTCCTGGACCGACAGCCTGACGCAGATCAGCAACCGTGCGCACTTCGGCCTGCTGGCCAATGCCATGTATGAACAGTGCGCACACCAGCGCAAGCGACTGGCCTTGCTGTTTCTCGACCTCGACAACTTCAAGCTGGTCAACGACCAGCACGGCCACGACACCGGCGACAACCTGCTGCGAATTTTCGCCCAGCGCGTGCAGGGCCTGCTGAGACGCCATCAGACCGACTACCCGCAAACGGAAGCCGCATTTGCACGCCTGTCCGGTGACGAATTCGCCATCCTGCTGATGACCGATGCCGACGAGGGCATCAGCGAGCTGTGCGACGGTCTGCTTGGCCTGTGTCGCGGCGGCTTCCGCCTCGAAGACCGGCTCTATCCCGTCAGCATCAGCATTGGCACCGCCCGCTATCCCGACGATGCGGACTCGATCACTCAGCTGCTCACGCGCGCCGACACCGCCATGTACCAGGCCAAGGCGGTAGGCAAGAACACTGCCGTGGCCTTTACCGGTGAGCTGGAACAGCGCAACGAGCGCATCCGCCTGATCGAGGAGCACCTGCGCATACTCGACGGTGACGACGAGCTACGACTGGTCTACATGCCAGCGCTGGATCGCGAAGGCACCGTGGTCAGCTGCGAGGTGCTGCTGCGCTGGCACTCCCCGACACTGGGAATGGTCTCGCCTGCCGAATTCATCCCGATCGCCGAACGTGCCGGGCTGTTTCCGAAGATCGACAGCTGGGTCATCGATCATGCGCTGGCGGAGTATCCGAAGCTTGCACAACTGTTCGGCGAACAGGTGATTCTGGCGATCAACGTGTCCTCGGCCCAACTGACCGACGACCGCATCTGCCGTTATCTGGTCGAGCGCGCCGCCCACCATGGCATCGAGCCGGGCAGGATCGAGATCGAGTTGACCGAAACCTATGCCGCCGAGCTCTGCAAGGGCACCATGGATGTGGTCCAGGCGATCCGTAATGCGGGCTTCCGCGTCGCCATCGATGACTTCGGGGTCGGCTATACCTCGATCCAGCAATTGCTCGAATACCCGGCCGACACCATCAAGCTGGATATGGCCATCATCACCCGACTGACACGCCCGGACATGCAACAGAGCCTGACCGCCCTCGTTGCGTTCTGCCACGCGCAGGGCAAGCGGGTGAACGCCGAGGGAGTGGACAACATGGACAAGCAGTCGGCGCTGCTGCAGGCCG